In one window of Desulforhabdus amnigena DNA:
- a CDS encoding ABC transporter ATP-binding protein has protein sequence MSNSKIVETIQVTRDFGESGVVTRALRGVNMVLKSGEFAAMAGPSGSGKTTLLNIIGGLDRPTSGSVLVEGHDLTRLSGSELSRLRRDRIGFIFQTYNLIPILTAYENAEYVLMLQGLPRQERRERVMHVLKEVGLDGLENRFPRELSGGQQQRVAIARAIVPEPALVLADEPTANVDSETGSALLDLMLRLNEEKGATFLFSTHDRAVMRRARRLIRLRDGLIIEDSACCPAEA, from the coding sequence GTGTCCAACTCCAAGATCGTTGAGACCATTCAAGTCACCCGGGATTTTGGCGAAAGCGGCGTCGTCACCCGAGCGCTGCGTGGGGTGAATATGGTCCTGAAATCCGGTGAATTTGCCGCCATGGCCGGACCCTCCGGTTCCGGCAAGACCACCCTGTTGAACATCATCGGTGGACTCGATCGACCCACATCCGGTAGTGTTTTGGTGGAAGGTCACGACCTCACCCGCCTGTCGGGAAGCGAGTTGAGCCGGCTTCGAAGAGATCGCATCGGTTTCATTTTCCAGACCTACAATCTCATTCCCATTTTGACCGCCTATGAAAATGCGGAATATGTGCTCATGCTTCAGGGCCTTCCCAGACAGGAGCGGAGGGAGAGGGTCATGCATGTTTTGAAAGAGGTGGGCCTGGATGGCTTGGAAAACCGTTTCCCCCGCGAGCTTTCCGGAGGTCAGCAGCAGCGCGTCGCCATCGCCCGGGCCATCGTACCCGAACCCGCATTGGTCCTGGCGGACGAACCCACCGCCAATGTGGATTCGGAAACGGGAAGCGCACTCCTCGACCTCATGCTCCGCCTAAATGAAGAAAAAGGGGCGACCTTTCTTTTTTCCACACACGACCGGGCGGTTATGCGCCGCGCTCGAAGACTTATTCGGCTCAGGGACGGACTCATCATCGAGGACAGCGCATGCTGTCCTGCAGAGGCATGA